In Pseudophryne corroboree isolate aPseCor3 chromosome 7, aPseCor3.hap2, whole genome shotgun sequence, a single window of DNA contains:
- the LOC134945891 gene encoding E3 ubiquitin-protein ligase TRIM7-like isoform X1, whose protein sequence is MAPNGNIRSLILMQISLFRLMSLHTLHVRMTSANLGAELSCSICLSTYTDPVSLRCGHIFCQDCIVSALDTQEGAGGYSCPECRAEYQERPALEKNRKLSNIVERFLCSHTDPEETPIFCTYCDSPVPATKSCLQCDASFCDKHLSKHSKSAEHVVTEPAVNFEHRKCSVHKEMVKYYCSVDSAAICTSCWVSREHKGHHVELLNVVYERKKETLRSVSETLKSEREETERTVQRLQVHGREEKEKAAGVTERVTDLFRDIREKLDTLEREVLGEISRQEEQMSHSVSGLITQLEKQKDELSRKISSIEEMCNITDPLTFLKKEPESDVPSHRSCDVTSDVRVAGCVAEGIISQMLRRGLLHFSDLMDLQTKRQLSVMEKADILLDIKTACNYIIISGDRRTASYTDVYHQHRPEGPERFISQQVLSSCSFSSGRHYWEVDVGKAEDWLIGVAGHSIERKIEGNESYIGYNDKSWGLDSMGELVACHNNIHKEIDAGSPVQTVGIYLDYEAGRLSFYQLCDPIRHLHTFSATFTEPLYAAYHVYENCCIKILK, encoded by the coding sequence AATGACGTCTGCAAACCTGGGAGCTGAGCTGAGCTGCTCCATCTGCCTGAGCACTTACACAGACCCTGTATCCCTGAGATGTGGGCACATCTTCTGCCAGGACTGTATTGTGAGTgcactggatacacaggaggggGCTGGGGGCTATTCCTGTCCGGAGTGCAGGGCAGAGTATCAGGAACGCCCGGCACTGGAGAAGAACAGGAAGCTGAGTAACATTGTGGAACGTTTCCTATGTAGTCACACAGATCCGGAGGAGACCCCAATCTTCTGTACTTACTGTGACTCTCCTGTGCCGGCTACTAAATCCTGTCTGCAGTGTGACGCTTCATTTTGTGACAAACACTTGAGCAAACACAGTAAATCTGCTGAACATGTTGTAACTGAACCCGCTGTTAACTTTGAGCACAGAAAATGCTCCGTACACAAGGAGATGGTGAAGTATTACTGCTCTGTGGATTCAGCTGCTATCTGTACTTCTTGCTGGGTTTCTAGAGAACACAAGGGTCACCACGTGGAGCTTCTGAACGTGGTCTATGAAAGGAAAAAAGAGACTTTGAGATCGGTTAGTGAGACCCTGAAGTCTGAGAGAGAGGAAACTGAGAGGACAGTGCAGCGTCTGCAGGTTCacgggagagaggagaaggagaaaGCCGCTGGTGTCACTGAGAGAGTCACTGATCTGTTTAGAGACATCAGGGAGAAGTTAGACACCCTGGAGAGGGAGGTCCTTGGTGAGATCTCCAGACAGGAAGAGCAGATGTCACACTCAGTCTCTGGTCTGATCACacagctggagaaacagaaggaCGAGCTGTCCAGGAAGATTAGTAGCATTGAGGAGATGTGTAATATCACTGATCCATTAACTTTCCTAAAGAAAGAACCAGAAAGTGATGTCCCCAGTCACAGGAGCTGTGATGTCACCAGTGATGTAAGAGTTGCTGGATGTGTGGCTGAGGGAATAATCTCACAGATGTTACGCAGAGGACTTTTACACTTCTCTGATCTGATGGATCTACAGACAAAGAGACAGCTCTCAGTGATGGAGAAAGCAGACATATTACTGGATATAAAGACAGCCTGTAATTACATTATTATATCAGGGGATCGCAGAACTGCCTCTTATACTGATGTATATCATCAACACAGACCAGAAGGACCAGAGAGGTTTATATCCCAGCAGGTGTTAAGCTCCTGTAGTTTCTCATCTGGGAGACATTACTGGGAAGTGGATGTCGGTAAAGCAGAGGACTGGCTGATTGGGGTGGCCGGTCACAGTATAGAGAGAAAGATAGAGGGTAATGAATCATACATTGGTTATAATGACAAGTCATGGGGTCTGGACTCCATGGGTGAACTTGTAGCATGTCATAACAATATACATAAAGAGATAGATGCAGGCTCTCCTGTGCAGACAGTGGGGATATACCTGGACTATGAGGCCGGGCGTCTGTCCTTCTATCAGctgtgtgaccccatcagacacttacacaccttCTCCGCCACCTTCACTGAGCCCCTATATGCTGCCTACCATGTGTATGAGAACTGCTGTATCAAAATCCTAAAGTAA
- the LOC134945891 gene encoding E3 ubiquitin-protein ligase TRIM7-like isoform X2 — MTSANLGAELSCSICLSTYTDPVSLRCGHIFCQDCIVSALDTQEGAGGYSCPECRAEYQERPALEKNRKLSNIVERFLCSHTDPEETPIFCTYCDSPVPATKSCLQCDASFCDKHLSKHSKSAEHVVTEPAVNFEHRKCSVHKEMVKYYCSVDSAAICTSCWVSREHKGHHVELLNVVYERKKETLRSVSETLKSEREETERTVQRLQVHGREEKEKAAGVTERVTDLFRDIREKLDTLEREVLGEISRQEEQMSHSVSGLITQLEKQKDELSRKISSIEEMCNITDPLTFLKKEPESDVPSHRSCDVTSDVRVAGCVAEGIISQMLRRGLLHFSDLMDLQTKRQLSVMEKADILLDIKTACNYIIISGDRRTASYTDVYHQHRPEGPERFISQQVLSSCSFSSGRHYWEVDVGKAEDWLIGVAGHSIERKIEGNESYIGYNDKSWGLDSMGELVACHNNIHKEIDAGSPVQTVGIYLDYEAGRLSFYQLCDPIRHLHTFSATFTEPLYAAYHVYENCCIKILK; from the coding sequence ATGACGTCTGCAAACCTGGGAGCTGAGCTGAGCTGCTCCATCTGCCTGAGCACTTACACAGACCCTGTATCCCTGAGATGTGGGCACATCTTCTGCCAGGACTGTATTGTGAGTgcactggatacacaggaggggGCTGGGGGCTATTCCTGTCCGGAGTGCAGGGCAGAGTATCAGGAACGCCCGGCACTGGAGAAGAACAGGAAGCTGAGTAACATTGTGGAACGTTTCCTATGTAGTCACACAGATCCGGAGGAGACCCCAATCTTCTGTACTTACTGTGACTCTCCTGTGCCGGCTACTAAATCCTGTCTGCAGTGTGACGCTTCATTTTGTGACAAACACTTGAGCAAACACAGTAAATCTGCTGAACATGTTGTAACTGAACCCGCTGTTAACTTTGAGCACAGAAAATGCTCCGTACACAAGGAGATGGTGAAGTATTACTGCTCTGTGGATTCAGCTGCTATCTGTACTTCTTGCTGGGTTTCTAGAGAACACAAGGGTCACCACGTGGAGCTTCTGAACGTGGTCTATGAAAGGAAAAAAGAGACTTTGAGATCGGTTAGTGAGACCCTGAAGTCTGAGAGAGAGGAAACTGAGAGGACAGTGCAGCGTCTGCAGGTTCacgggagagaggagaaggagaaaGCCGCTGGTGTCACTGAGAGAGTCACTGATCTGTTTAGAGACATCAGGGAGAAGTTAGACACCCTGGAGAGGGAGGTCCTTGGTGAGATCTCCAGACAGGAAGAGCAGATGTCACACTCAGTCTCTGGTCTGATCACacagctggagaaacagaaggaCGAGCTGTCCAGGAAGATTAGTAGCATTGAGGAGATGTGTAATATCACTGATCCATTAACTTTCCTAAAGAAAGAACCAGAAAGTGATGTCCCCAGTCACAGGAGCTGTGATGTCACCAGTGATGTAAGAGTTGCTGGATGTGTGGCTGAGGGAATAATCTCACAGATGTTACGCAGAGGACTTTTACACTTCTCTGATCTGATGGATCTACAGACAAAGAGACAGCTCTCAGTGATGGAGAAAGCAGACATATTACTGGATATAAAGACAGCCTGTAATTACATTATTATATCAGGGGATCGCAGAACTGCCTCTTATACTGATGTATATCATCAACACAGACCAGAAGGACCAGAGAGGTTTATATCCCAGCAGGTGTTAAGCTCCTGTAGTTTCTCATCTGGGAGACATTACTGGGAAGTGGATGTCGGTAAAGCAGAGGACTGGCTGATTGGGGTGGCCGGTCACAGTATAGAGAGAAAGATAGAGGGTAATGAATCATACATTGGTTATAATGACAAGTCATGGGGTCTGGACTCCATGGGTGAACTTGTAGCATGTCATAACAATATACATAAAGAGATAGATGCAGGCTCTCCTGTGCAGACAGTGGGGATATACCTGGACTATGAGGCCGGGCGTCTGTCCTTCTATCAGctgtgtgaccccatcagacacttacacaccttCTCCGCCACCTTCACTGAGCCCCTATATGCTGCCTACCATGTGTATGAGAACTGCTGTATCAAAATCCTAAAGTAA